The genomic window tttgtacctccgaagacagcacataacttcgttatatttcaatatttttgttaacaaaaactcttaaaatatagctgaaaatataccttattacattcaaagaagttcgaaactTTCAACCGAGcgctttctttcaaaaaattcacggaaatcgcctaatttttcatgcatcacactggtatagccccttgaGGCATTCCATCTTATCCTGATCCGTCTGTTAAacctttcggaaatttcattgtgCATACTTTCTTTCCTTGATCATATCTTCCTTtgactataaataaaataatttatatatagagAAAGGTATCCTCAAGAAATTGGGTATACATGCGAACACTACTACTTACAATTCGCTTAAGACAATCTATGTTGCacgaatttcaaaatgttttactTTTCTGACATATTATATTGGGTCGTCGAATACTTACTTAACATGGCAGCGCATCTATTGTAAATGactagaaaattttttaatgaagaaatcgtgaataaaaaacaaattaagctTTAATTTCTACTTTATGttttcacatatatgtatttgctatAACGTCTTTTCAATTTTACTTCCATCACAGTCTCATAAATAAAGGTTCAGCAGATTAAAACTTATTTGCGCAACACAGCGACGGCTGGAGCAGCAGCGACCACTGGTGCTGGGGCGGCGACTACTGGAGCGGCAGCATAGGCAGCTGGGAAAGCGGCGGAGTGAGCAATTGAGTGTGCTGAGTAGCTGCTGGCATAGGGGGCGACGTAGCCGGCATATCCTGCGGTGTAGGCGAGGGGTGCGGAGTAAGCAGCGGCGACTGGAGCGGCATATGCAGCAGCAACTGGGGCAGCGGCTAAAGGAGCGGAGTAAGCCAATGGAGCAGCCAAGAGACCGGGTTTAGCAGCACCAAAGGCAACAGCGAAGAGAGCCAAGAAGCAGACTGCGAACTGTTGGAGAGATGAATGTGATATTATATAAATgacattatttaattaaatcgcaaatgaagttttcaaaCTCACCAATTTGaacattttgttaagtttttgtttttgaacttttttgcaGGCGAAGAGTTAAACGAATTGTGATGTCTACAGCTAAGAAGCCGCTAGCTTTTATACTAAATTCGATATTTACCCGTTTAAGTACATAAATTACCTAAAAGTGTGGTAAAAACGGTTTTGTAATACTAAGTAGGCATTGATGCGCCACTCTTTGCTGTTGACATTGATTATTAAACACTGAGGGCTTccaaacattttctttttattgcttACTTGACTTTGATTAATTTACATTATTGAAATTGGCTAAATGTAAAGCTGACTTGAAAGTTTATGACtagcatatttatgtattatactCGTACCTAATTTGATTAGGATAATTTAAGATATAATGAAATGTATGTGTATCTGTATGCGGGATTTTCTAATAAGGGTGATatgatttattttcacaaacaaaaaaaaacagactaattgtcaaaataaattcaatattagAACGTTCAATTGATACAATTCGAttttgaatataacatcattcaaatgaccCCCACGACTTCTTTTGAAGGAACGAGTttgatgaacccaattttcgagtacttttttcactaatttagcgtcgtcatgaatagcacgttcaatgttgacttttaaagcttgaagagagtctgatttattgctaaataccaatgatttcaaataaccccatagaagtagtctaatggtgttaaagcGCTTGGAGGCTGtacaatgtcacaatttcttaaaaTGATTGAATCTCAAAACTTTACTCGAAATAATTCCCCATCTTGTTGAAGTTAGATATTGTCAAGATCTAATTCTTCGAATTGCGATCATAAAAAGTTGGCTGTCATCGATCTATAGCGTTCttcattgacagtaacggtgtcaccagcttcatttcgaaagtacggaccgatgattttaacaaaaacaacatcaaactgtcaatttaggtgaatgtaatagtTGACAAGTAGAAaagacagtttttttttattcaccgAACCACTCAGATGAAAATGAGTTTCAtgggagaagatgattttcttaaaaattcgtTATCGTTTTCATGTTGTTTCACAGCAATATCAGCCAATTCACGTCGTTTGCAGTGGTCCAATAGCCTCAGTTCGTGAGCGAGGATAATTTATACTGATGCAATTCCAAAACCTTTTTTAAAATCTGCGAGGtggtggtttgagacagtcccaaaTCGTAAGAACATCTTGGAATCGAAAAATTGCCGAAGCAAAGGCttgaaaaaaacaagaaatcagGTAAGACTCCTCGAGATGGTCAGATACGTACGTATGATAAGTGTcacgttttaaatttattgactgTCAACTAGAAAAGCTTGGCATGTTGTCTTAAAATTTGGTCAGCTCCAAAGTTAGTCGCTCCGTTCTCGGCAGATGTGAACTCAAATACATTATTaagaatgtagaaaaaaaaattgcaaatttcacaAATCGTTTTCTTTAACTTTGCAGGTTCTTAAAACATAAACCCTCTTGACCACTAATCCAATAGATACGGACGCTAGCCGTTCTCTTTGTTTGTAGAAAAGATCTCAGACCACCGTTTTCGCTGGCGTTCTATGTAGCTGTGATGTAGCTAGAAATTCATAATGCCAACTTAGACAACATCAACTCccaaaaagaaaaacttttagaaatgaaattttgtttatcgCCCATGATAACAACGTAAGCACGGAGTAATAGTCTGAGTAATTAAAGCTCTCCGTTAAATACCTGATTGAACTGGAACAGTGCAATTTGATATCTATGAAAAACCTAGAATCAGCACCCATATTTGTCAATAGCGCAAATCTCGAGGTTAGTCAGACCAAATCTTCGATGCAACTGATATCTACTTTAAGAAGTGGAAGTCGCCTGTATATTATGGAAAGGATACCCAAACCATAATGTTTCCGCCATGTTCAAGGGTATTTATCTGTGTATTTGTGGTTGTAAGCCTGATTTTTCGAGATTCTTACTTGATACCTCTATTAGActtaaataagtttaattttgCTTCATCCC from Bactrocera tryoni isolate S06 chromosome 5, CSIRO_BtryS06_freeze2, whole genome shotgun sequence includes these protein-coding regions:
- the LOC120777326 gene encoding cuticle protein LPCP-23-like; protein product: MFKLFAVCFLALFAVAFGAAKPGLLAAPLAYSAPLAAAPVAAAYAAPVAAAYSAPLAYTAGYAGYVAPYASSYSAHSIAHSAAFPAAYAAAPVVAAPAPVVAAAPAVAVLRK